From Sphaerochaeta sp., a single genomic window includes:
- a CDS encoding ABC transporter ATP-binding protein: MDEIIRVENLSGGYPHAPVFEGLSLSFHGPGLCTVIGPNGSGKSTLLKFLYRELAPQSGQVLLEGKDIASYSRRAIAKRIALVPQWGRIEEDFTVRDAVAMAGSLHVEESLDTCDLSDKADASVLSLSGGEFQRTLIARALAQDTPVLLLDEPVNNLDISYQVSTLRLVKDLAHHGGKLVILVLHDLTMAQVYSDDVVLLNHGKLVAQGAPQEVIIKERIESVYGTPMQWDETNHLLVPVW, translated from the coding sequence ATGGATGAGATCATCCGGGTGGAAAACCTTTCGGGAGGCTATCCCCACGCTCCGGTGTTTGAAGGCCTTTCCCTCTCCTTCCATGGTCCCGGCCTGTGCACGGTGATCGGCCCCAACGGCTCCGGAAAGAGCACCCTCCTGAAATTCCTCTACCGGGAATTGGCCCCCCAGTCAGGACAGGTATTGCTGGAAGGAAAAGACATCGCCTCCTACTCCCGAAGAGCAATCGCCAAGCGGATCGCCCTGGTCCCCCAATGGGGGCGCATCGAGGAGGATTTCACCGTACGGGACGCCGTGGCGATGGCTGGCTCGCTCCACGTGGAGGAAAGCCTGGATACCTGCGATCTTTCCGACAAAGCGGATGCCAGCGTCCTCTCCCTCTCCGGCGGGGAATTCCAACGAACGTTGATCGCCCGTGCCCTGGCGCAGGATACGCCGGTGCTGCTGTTGGACGAGCCGGTGAACAATCTGGACATCTCCTATCAGGTCTCCACGTTGCGTCTGGTCAAGGATCTTGCCCACCATGGGGGGAAACTGGTCATTCTGGTGCTGCACGACCTGACGATGGCCCAGGTGTACAGTGATGACGTGGTGCTGCTCAACCATGGGAAGCTGGTGGCGCAGGGCGCGCCGCAGGAAGTGATCATCAAAGAGCGGATCGAATCGGTCTACGGGACACCGATGCAATGGGACGAAACGAACCATCTGCTTGTGCCGGTGTGGTAG
- a CDS encoding nitroreductase family protein: MDIILNRKSVRVFRDDPVPDSKIVMLLESAMASPSAGNQQPWEFYVVKDKTVLLRLSQSNPDAACLAGAPLGIVCCSRKKALFPQFVAQDMAACTENILLEAVAQGLGAVWLGIAPIQERIDWVTKTLAIPHTLEPFSIIAVGYAARTTSRVNRYDKSRIHTV, encoded by the coding sequence ATGGATATTATTCTGAACCGGAAAAGCGTGAGGGTGTTCCGTGACGATCCTGTTCCGGACTCAAAAATCGTCATGCTTTTGGAGAGCGCCATGGCTTCTCCGTCAGCGGGAAACCAACAACCATGGGAGTTCTACGTGGTGAAGGACAAAACGGTGCTTCTCCGGCTTTCCCAGAGCAATCCCGACGCGGCATGTCTTGCCGGTGCGCCCCTTGGCATCGTCTGCTGTTCCCGCAAAAAAGCGCTGTTTCCCCAGTTTGTCGCCCAAGATATGGCTGCCTGTACGGAAAACATCTTGCTGGAAGCGGTAGCCCAAGGGTTGGGCGCCGTTTGGCTGGGCATCGCGCCGATTCAGGAGCGGATCGACTGGGTGACCAAGACGCTTGCCATCCCCCATACCTTGGAACCGTTCTCCATCATTGCCGTCGGCTATGCAGCCCGCACCACCAGCCGGGTGAACCGGTACGACAAAAGCAGGATTCATACCGTCTGA
- a CDS encoding CYTH domain-containing protein — translation MGYEVELKAHVADHEACQKRLSVLGDGLVPEVKEDVYYSLPGGPALFRIRLERYGSSQGTLLFTSKEKTIQNGVEVNVEHEFTASGEERDGAMAFARSLGYVEFVRKLKQGVHCHIPFSGFPSLHVELVEVPPLGWFVEMEFVLDDQELVDQAKRNLQKALRMLDIDQSAIESRYYMDMLRAPAKQQ, via the coding sequence ATGGGCTACGAAGTGGAACTGAAGGCCCATGTGGCCGATCACGAGGCGTGCCAAAAGCGCCTCTCCGTGCTGGGTGACGGGCTCGTCCCGGAAGTGAAGGAAGATGTGTACTATTCACTTCCCGGAGGTCCCGCGTTGTTCCGTATCCGTCTGGAACGGTATGGTTCCTCCCAAGGGACGCTCTTGTTCACCAGCAAGGAGAAAACGATCCAAAATGGCGTGGAAGTCAACGTGGAGCATGAATTCACCGCGTCAGGGGAAGAGCGGGACGGAGCCATGGCGTTCGCCCGCTCCCTGGGATACGTGGAGTTCGTCCGCAAGTTGAAGCAGGGAGTCCATTGTCACATACCGTTCTCCGGCTTTCCTTCGCTTCACGTCGAGCTCGTCGAGGTTCCGCCGCTGGGGTGGTTTGTCGAGATGGAGTTCGTGCTGGACGACCAGGAACTGGTCGACCAGGCAAAACGGAACCTGCAGAAGGCGCTCCGCATGCTGGACATCGACCAGAGCGCCATTGAGAGCCGCTACTACATGGACATGCTACGCGCCCCAGCCAAGCAGCAATAA
- a CDS encoding iron ABC transporter permease produces the protein MAKHSFHWVLPITTFLFVILSLMMGSSRSSLGEIIRAFQGQDPPLWYIIVHLRIPRTIAALCCGAILGLSGAVFQAVLKNPMADPYVLGISSGGSLGAAIGAALGAVSLTIPALIGGLGASLFILAVSLRHQGQTRLILSGVAVTYLCSSLLTLIMLLEREQYQRIMFWTLGSFSASTFRQAAMAAVLAILMFPPLWRHSKELDMMLLDSSSALSLGLDIRRYRLLFLLLPTIAVSVCVASFGVIGFIGLLAPHIARLLSGPKHHRLLPASAACGALLLLASDIICRVVLPTGEMPVGVITALVGTPLFLMMLHRGRYQYG, from the coding sequence ATGGCGAAGCATTCGTTCCATTGGGTCCTTCCCATCACCACCTTCCTCTTCGTCATTCTCTCTCTGATGATGGGAAGTTCCCGTTCGTCGCTGGGAGAAATCATCAGGGCGTTCCAGGGACAGGACCCTCCCCTGTGGTACATCATCGTACACCTGCGGATTCCCCGCACCATCGCGGCGCTGTGCTGCGGCGCCATCCTTGGCCTCTCCGGAGCAGTATTCCAGGCGGTGCTGAAGAACCCGATGGCAGACCCCTACGTGCTTGGCATCTCCTCCGGCGGCAGTCTGGGAGCGGCCATCGGCGCGGCGCTGGGCGCCGTCTCCCTGACCATCCCCGCCTTGATCGGAGGACTGGGGGCGTCGCTGTTCATTCTTGCCGTCTCCCTGCGCCACCAAGGACAGACCCGCCTGATCCTCAGCGGTGTGGCCGTCACCTACCTCTGCTCCTCCCTTTTGACGTTGATCATGCTGCTGGAGCGGGAACAGTACCAGCGGATCATGTTCTGGACACTGGGCTCGTTCTCCGCCTCGACATTCCGTCAGGCGGCGATGGCGGCGGTTCTTGCCATACTGATGTTTCCCCCGCTTTGGCGGCACAGCAAGGAACTGGACATGATGCTGCTGGATTCCTCCTCGGCGCTGTCCCTCGGCCTGGATATCCGCCGCTACCGCCTGTTGTTCCTCCTCCTGCCCACCATCGCCGTTTCCGTATGTGTCGCGTCCTTCGGGGTGATCGGATTCATCGGACTGCTTGCCCCACACATCGCGCGCCTGCTCTCCGGCCCGAAGCACCACCGGCTCCTTCCCGCTTCCGCCGCCTGCGGCGCATTGCTGCTGCTCGCATCGGACATCATCTGCCGTGTGGTGCTTCCCACCGGTGAGATGCCGGTCGGAGTGATCACCGCCCTTGTGGGCACCCCGCTCTTTCTGATGATGCTCCACCGGGGGAGGTACCAGTATGGATGA
- a CDS encoding EAL domain-containing protein gives MSERRPGHTLKEKPTQTSKPFLGWFIVLFVVFVVMIGIGVRIPKENLLLSFGDSSSYSSGWTDPSFRNVEYEHKAYLLHEGESMTMEHVLPEQIPAGTVITFLSSHFHIVVTVDGNAVYEEGTANPGRFGKELGRHWVTIPLDPTYAGKTLRVTLTNQGIGRYLELYTARIGQVGAIRARIFRQNLYLFGFCLVMLCLTIWLLVYYFILRHWKVAFNYQCYLYLGLFTLASSLWIFSDSDFFFFFSGNASFRYMLSHFSFMVMPLFLTLFYRELSPHYRKTLGYFIYAYFIYLYVILALYALNLVPLNLSLVTTHIFCFVMVAILALFVLSESVRYHDKTMVAPFLALLVLAIPSAVNLAMFYTKSFYDNTEPYRWGLMCFVVIVFAVTVRSSMNDFKDIRFARYYKRLAYVDEITHGNTANRFVDEAKRLVSEGGRSYYFVHYDLVQFAMIQDVLGRSEGNAILKRVYDLIASCLHENETLGYLGDAKFGMLVMAESNDVLYVRLKKIWTLLSGVDSRNLGEHSIVVQSCAAKWGDPKTLIETITSQALLAYGNPLADYLPDVHCYLYNDACGMEMQRQRMLEERMQQALRDKEFVVYLQPTIRLSDGTLSGAEALIRWRNPELGLLQPGEFIPLFEKNGFITEIDLYVFKEVCMLINRWLAQGITPPVVSVNISRTAVNRYEVFRKYEQIVRESGVPVSYLDLQISEHSAYKDVGVIKQIIDRIHSWGATVTIDDFGCDSSNIQALGVLDFDSIKIDRSFFAEGFPENERKTTLVKGVINMAGSLGLSVIAQGIETHPQVVALKNLDCSYIQGYVYSPPIAISEFEQKYLPKAQKKGD, from the coding sequence ATGAGTGAACGGCGACCAGGACACACATTGAAGGAGAAACCTACACAAACTTCCAAACCGTTTCTGGGTTGGTTTATCGTGTTGTTTGTCGTGTTCGTTGTGATGATCGGCATTGGGGTGCGGATCCCCAAAGAGAACCTGCTGTTGTCCTTTGGCGATTCTTCTTCCTATTCCTCCGGCTGGACAGATCCCTCCTTCCGGAATGTGGAATATGAACACAAGGCCTATCTGCTCCATGAAGGCGAGTCGATGACGATGGAGCACGTGCTCCCCGAACAGATTCCTGCCGGAACGGTGATCACCTTCCTGTCCAGTCATTTCCACATTGTCGTCACGGTCGACGGGAATGCGGTGTACGAAGAGGGGACGGCAAATCCTGGGCGTTTCGGCAAGGAGCTGGGGCGCCATTGGGTGACCATTCCCTTGGATCCGACATACGCAGGAAAGACGCTCCGCGTCACCCTGACCAACCAGGGTATCGGCCGGTACCTTGAGCTGTACACGGCACGGATCGGGCAGGTAGGGGCGATTCGGGCCCGAATCTTCCGGCAGAACCTGTATCTGTTCGGCTTTTGTCTGGTGATGCTCTGTCTGACCATCTGGCTTTTGGTCTATTACTTCATCCTCCGGCACTGGAAAGTGGCGTTCAACTACCAGTGTTACCTGTATCTGGGATTGTTCACGTTGGCGTCCAGCCTGTGGATTTTCAGTGATTCCGATTTCTTTTTCTTCTTTTCGGGAAACGCGTCGTTCCGCTACATGCTGTCCCATTTCTCATTCATGGTGATGCCGTTGTTCCTGACGCTGTTCTACCGTGAGCTTTCCCCCCATTACCGGAAGACGCTGGGATATTTCATCTACGCCTATTTCATCTATCTGTACGTCATTCTGGCGTTGTACGCGCTGAATCTGGTGCCGCTGAACCTCAGTCTGGTCACCACCCACATCTTCTGTTTCGTGATGGTGGCCATCCTGGCGTTGTTCGTGCTTTCCGAGTCGGTCCGCTATCATGACAAGACGATGGTGGCGCCGTTCCTGGCCCTCTTGGTGCTTGCCATTCCTTCGGCGGTCAACCTGGCGATGTTCTACACGAAGAGTTTCTATGACAACACCGAACCGTACCGCTGGGGGTTGATGTGCTTCGTCGTGATCGTGTTTGCCGTCACGGTGCGCAGCAGCATGAATGACTTCAAGGACATCCGGTTTGCCCGCTACTACAAACGGCTTGCCTATGTGGATGAGATCACCCACGGGAACACGGCCAACCGGTTCGTCGATGAGGCAAAACGCCTGGTCTCGGAGGGGGGCCGGTCGTATTACTTTGTCCACTACGATCTGGTGCAGTTCGCCATGATCCAGGATGTTCTTGGACGGAGCGAAGGAAACGCCATCCTCAAACGGGTGTATGATTTGATCGCATCCTGCCTGCATGAGAACGAGACGCTGGGATACCTCGGCGACGCCAAATTCGGCATGCTGGTCATGGCGGAATCCAACGATGTGCTGTATGTCCGGCTGAAGAAGATCTGGACGCTGCTCTCCGGCGTGGACAGCAGGAACCTGGGGGAACATTCCATCGTGGTGCAATCCTGCGCAGCGAAGTGGGGGGATCCCAAAACACTAATCGAAACCATCACCAGCCAGGCGTTGCTTGCCTATGGCAATCCGTTGGCCGATTATCTTCCCGATGTGCACTGCTATCTGTACAACGACGCTTGCGGCATGGAAATGCAACGGCAACGGATGCTAGAGGAGCGGATGCAACAGGCGCTCCGTGACAAGGAATTCGTCGTCTATCTGCAACCGACAATCAGACTGAGCGACGGCACGCTCTCCGGAGCGGAGGCGTTGATCCGTTGGCGCAATCCTGAGCTGGGGTTGTTGCAGCCGGGTGAATTCATTCCGCTGTTTGAGAAGAATGGGTTCATCACGGAAATCGACCTGTACGTCTTCAAGGAGGTGTGCATGTTGATCAACCGGTGGCTGGCCCAGGGCATCACGCCGCCAGTGGTTTCGGTGAACATCTCACGGACGGCGGTCAACCGGTACGAGGTGTTCCGGAAGTACGAGCAGATCGTCCGGGAGAGTGGGGTGCCCGTCTCCTACCTTGACCTGCAGATCTCAGAACATTCGGCGTACAAGGATGTCGGGGTGATCAAGCAGATCATCGACCGGATCCACTCCTGGGGCGCCACGGTGACGATTGATGATTTCGGATGCGACTCGTCCAACATCCAGGCATTGGGCGTGCTGGATTTCGATTCCATCAAGATCGACCGGAGTTTCTTCGCCGAAGGTTTCCCGGAGAATGAACGGAAGACCACCTTGGTCAAGGGGGTGATCAACATGGCCGGCTCGCTCGGACTGTCCGTCATCGCCCAAGGCATCGAGACGCACCCCCAGGTGGTTGCGTTGAAGAATCTGGACTGCAGCTACATCCAGGGATATGTGTATTCGCCACCCATCGCCATTTCGGAGTTTGAGCAAAAATATTTGCCGAAAGCGCAGAAAAAAGGCGATTGA
- a CDS encoding ABC transporter substrate-binding protein — MKRFLSVVITMLAALFLFGQPTMETPVSSTETYTDSRGTVYAIKPVSRIVSLGPTVTEGICALGAEDKLVGRTDFCNWPESVSAIPSIGGIINPSVEKIIRLQPDLVIASSMVGDDVYQAIQNAGIPAISINKEGSFDGVFSFIHDLGLVIGKEKEAAALEATMRSQLEEIQTTYQNAPKKRVYIAVAFGPYDATATGDTYMDEMITLAGGINVAKDGKNWMFTKEQLVLAKPDVVILMGQMNDGSDGQEILSQWKATKPYGDLPAKVNVIDGDLIGRQGPRLVQAVAELARLIHED; from the coding sequence ATGAAACGATTTCTTTCCGTAGTGATCACCATGTTGGCAGCCTTGTTTCTTTTTGGCCAGCCGACGATGGAGACTCCTGTTTCCTCCACTGAGACCTACACGGACAGCAGGGGAACCGTCTACGCCATCAAACCGGTCAGCAGGATCGTCAGTCTTGGGCCGACGGTCACTGAAGGCATCTGTGCGTTGGGCGCGGAGGACAAGCTTGTCGGACGCACCGATTTCTGCAATTGGCCCGAGTCGGTGTCGGCGATCCCATCCATCGGAGGGATCATCAATCCATCGGTGGAAAAGATCATCCGCCTCCAGCCGGATCTGGTCATCGCCAGTTCCATGGTGGGGGATGACGTATACCAGGCGATCCAGAACGCAGGAATCCCAGCCATTTCCATCAACAAGGAAGGCTCATTCGACGGCGTCTTCTCCTTCATCCACGACCTTGGACTGGTGATCGGCAAAGAAAAGGAAGCGGCGGCACTGGAAGCGACGATGCGCTCCCAACTTGAGGAAATCCAGACAACCTACCAGAATGCGCCGAAGAAGCGAGTGTACATCGCCGTGGCCTTTGGCCCGTATGACGCCACCGCCACCGGGGACACGTACATGGACGAGATGATCACCCTGGCCGGCGGCATCAACGTGGCGAAGGACGGAAAGAACTGGATGTTCACCAAAGAGCAGCTGGTCCTGGCAAAGCCCGATGTGGTGATCCTGATGGGCCAGATGAACGACGGCTCCGACGGACAGGAAATCCTCTCCCAGTGGAAAGCGACCAAACCGTACGGTGATCTTCCCGCAAAAGTCAATGTGATCGACGGGGATTTGATCGGCCGGCAAGGCCCGCGCCTGGTGCAGGCGGTGGCCGAACTGGCCCGCCTGATCCATGAGGACTGA
- a CDS encoding 1-acyl-sn-glycerol-3-phosphate acyltransferase, which yields MKPVARILNHIYRTAVRLILSLNYDFCVWKEEPLPDGPKLFCSNHFSSSDVHFVTTLTKDDLHMVIGRAWGIRLVRPFLKWTEQIKALTPADRKGVVKAAVSYLQAGDSVYIFPEGKLYGDGKIGPFHAGVARIYLDHPVPVIPIGLVAPRRRVRAKFSFTAGRDMTVVSRNYYANIGRAMEFPEALEVAKTDRLKAEGMICHALEAEVRRLVDDIKETKFWS from the coding sequence GTGAAACCCGTCGCCAGGATCCTCAACCATATCTACCGCACCGCAGTCCGGCTGATCCTCAGCCTGAACTACGATTTCTGCGTCTGGAAGGAGGAACCGCTTCCCGACGGACCCAAACTGTTCTGTTCCAACCATTTCAGTTCCTCAGACGTCCACTTCGTCACCACGTTGACCAAGGATGACCTGCACATGGTCATCGGCAGAGCCTGGGGGATCCGTCTGGTCAGGCCGTTCCTCAAATGGACGGAACAGATCAAGGCGTTGACGCCCGCCGACCGCAAGGGCGTCGTGAAGGCCGCGGTTTCCTATCTCCAGGCGGGAGACTCCGTCTACATTTTTCCCGAGGGCAAACTGTATGGAGATGGGAAGATCGGTCCGTTTCACGCCGGCGTGGCGCGAATCTATCTGGATCATCCCGTCCCGGTGATCCCCATCGGTCTGGTTGCGCCCCGGCGCAGGGTGCGGGCAAAGTTCTCCTTCACTGCGGGACGTGACATGACGGTGGTCAGCAGGAACTACTACGCAAACATCGGTCGGGCGATGGAGTTTCCCGAAGCGTTGGAAGTGGCAAAGACAGACCGTCTGAAGGCGGAAGGGATGATCTGCCATGCATTGGAAGCGGAAGTCCGCCGCTTGGTTGATGATATCAAGGAAACCAAATTCTGGAGTTGA
- a CDS encoding patatin family protein: MTAVIDVGGGLRGSYGSGVFDYCLDQGIGFDLCIGVSAGAGNIASFLSKQRGRSLRFYEDYAFRKQYMSFSNLVRTGSYLDVQYIYGTLTRQEGEDPLDYDTLCANPSRMIVVASDAQSGKPRYFTKDDMRRNDYAVLMASSCIPIACKPVSVSGRWYFDGALTDPIPLGAAQAAGCDRVVVILTRPKTMTITGKREKRMAPLIRHHFSRTAENLNLRGERYNHAVSLARDLEREGSVLIVAPDDIEGMKTLTRDRSQIHDLYLKGYQDARRIAPFLAF, encoded by the coding sequence ATGACGGCGGTCATCGATGTCGGAGGCGGCCTCCGCGGTTCCTATGGCAGTGGTGTGTTTGACTATTGCCTGGACCAAGGGATCGGTTTTGATCTGTGCATCGGTGTCTCCGCAGGCGCGGGGAACATCGCTTCTTTTCTCTCCAAACAGAGGGGCCGAAGCCTGCGGTTCTATGAGGATTACGCGTTCCGCAAGCAGTACATGTCGTTTTCCAATCTGGTGCGTACCGGCTCCTACCTGGATGTCCAGTACATCTATGGGACGTTGACGCGTCAGGAAGGGGAGGATCCGCTGGATTATGACACGTTGTGCGCCAATCCCTCCCGGATGATCGTCGTGGCAAGCGACGCGCAAAGCGGCAAACCTCGGTATTTCACCAAAGACGACATGCGCCGGAACGACTATGCGGTGTTGATGGCTTCCTCCTGCATCCCCATCGCGTGCAAACCGGTTTCCGTATCAGGACGATGGTATTTCGACGGCGCGCTGACCGACCCGATCCCTCTTGGCGCGGCTCAGGCAGCGGGTTGCGACCGGGTCGTGGTGATCCTCACCCGGCCGAAAACGATGACCATCACCGGGAAGCGTGAAAAGCGGATGGCGCCTCTGATCCGTCACCATTTTTCCCGTACGGCGGAGAACCTGAACCTCAGGGGAGAGCGATACAACCATGCGGTTTCCCTTGCCCGGGATTTGGAACGGGAAGGGAGCGTCCTGATCGTCGCCCCGGATGACATCGAAGGGATGAAGACGTTGACGCGGGATCGTTCCCAGATCCATGACTTGTACCTGAAAGGATACCAGGACGCTCGGCGCATCGCCCCGTTTCTTGCGTTCTGA
- a CDS encoding thiamine diphosphokinase, which produces MSTCLIISAMPVDVPISPQQGDFVVAADAGYRTLQGLGITPDLVVGDFDSLGFVPTGVPVERRPERKDDTDTMLAIRAGLEKGCSRFLLYGATGGRTDHTIANFHALAFLNAHGVEGYLVGREMATIAKRETLLFPSGLTGIFSVFAWGCPSATVSLQGCSYPFDGELSADFPLGVSNAFTHAPASVTVKSGEILVMWNAGVPCFPRREAV; this is translated from the coding sequence ATGAGCACCTGTCTGATCATATCCGCCATGCCGGTCGATGTCCCGATTTCTCCCCAGCAGGGGGATTTTGTGGTCGCCGCTGACGCCGGATATCGTACCTTGCAGGGCCTTGGCATCACGCCGGATCTGGTTGTCGGGGACTTTGATTCGTTGGGATTCGTCCCTACGGGTGTGCCGGTGGAGCGCCGGCCAGAGCGGAAGGATGATACGGACACCATGCTGGCCATCCGTGCCGGTCTGGAAAAAGGCTGTTCCCGCTTTCTGCTGTACGGAGCGACGGGAGGGCGGACGGACCATACCATCGCCAATTTCCACGCATTGGCGTTTTTGAACGCTCATGGTGTGGAAGGTTATCTGGTTGGACGGGAGATGGCCACCATCGCGAAACGGGAGACGCTTCTGTTTCCTTCCGGCCTGACGGGTATCTTCTCCGTCTTCGCCTGGGGCTGTCCTTCGGCGACGGTCAGTCTGCAGGGGTGTTCCTACCCGTTTGATGGGGAACTCAGCGCAGATTTCCCCCTGGGAGTGAGCAACGCGTTCACGCATGCCCCTGCTTCCGTGACGGTCAAATCCGGAGAGATTCTGGTGATGTGGAATGCCGGGGTGCCGTGCTTTCCCCGACGGGAGGCGGTATGA